From a region of the Daphnia pulicaria isolate SC F1-1A chromosome 1, SC_F0-13Bv2, whole genome shotgun sequence genome:
- the LOC124329248 gene encoding uncharacterized protein LOC124329248 yields the protein MEQSETVLDKDAEIRRLLEERREERKQKLLVRLGRNLSNPLSVSSWEALTGTLRSKKAPTSAVKSKEPVQAQIEKEVKPNVSSWDALRGSLKNKKGTVKATTVTKPNEAVAVKVENAAKSESRPIKRTLSFGQTATSLKRTNLANGGATLKRATSFKSIPTSAKKPVAPPATQLTSVQKQKLTVPCSPNFTNRTKQQTAAIKSVPVASSTKPVAVSKRAPVQLPRSFQPVSSSSEKALDTAETVPEVIKRKSSSWMIPMTPERKASPSKTGPNAQHTPNVKPFIRKSFSESKTVSNRSVQINRSVSSVSMIRPSTTTLPRRSVAPSLLGNDSSRRSVWGVSKEPSEKEKVQHWLEKRGRSVASCRHLGCLGHQIKDFKVPERKSNSVKSIRTGRLDVTGTVEGSVCASPILLKRKSSVMNTTFEKEDDDEQRVLTPPPQPDFENESDEAAAHSPRNSSILNVTFEKEDDQENQDLPAASPILKENSAIDEETDNFHTPTEINKRDSVLDLTDLQEGRVDSLMETISALFNEPVYPEAQIESWLNQSEAAFPAVKSTALYWDIKARLEERRGNTMEALDIYSQALENKTESLDTMKQFFDGFLLRIGSNMPTGQRTPLLKSLGVETPLIRQSRRLTPRRPLLDSAQAFNSTTIKYELKLKQVFDTIDQKQQENNTPSLKKKATKTPMKFNTASNRVSVASECPYQLVATPVRRSMRPKKGMVTLNEQVLYVGQLDELSPGTRSKAVVRKNNALTTDL from the exons atggagcAGTCAGAAACAGTTCTAGACAAAGATGCAGAAATTAG GAGATTACTCGAGGAAAGACGTGAGGAAAGGAAACAGAAACTGCTGGTGAGATTGGGTCGCAATTTGAGTAATCCTCTCAGTGTttcatcttgggaagcactgaCGGGAACATTGAGAAGCAAAAAAGCACCAACGAGCGCTGTCAAATCCAAAGAACCTGTTCAAGCCCAAATTGAAAAGGAAGTGAAACCAAATGTTTCATCCTGGGATGCCTTGAGAGGAtcgttgaaaaacaaaaaaggaacagTAAAGGCAACTACAGTAACCAAACCTAATGAAGCTGTTGCTGTTAAAGTAGAAAATGCTGCCAAATCTGAATCAAGACCAATTAAAAGAACTTTATCATTTGGTCAGACTGCAACAAGTCTTAAAAGAACCAATTTAGCTAATGGAGGAGCCACACTGAAACGAGCCACATCATTCAAATCCATCCCAACCTCAGCTAAAAAGCCTGTTGCCCCTCCAGCTACTCAACTAACCAGCGTACAAAAACAGAAGCTGACAGTTCCCTGTTCTCCCAATTTCACTAACCGTACAAAGCAACAAACAGCAGCCATAAAGTCTGTACCTGTGGCTTCAAGCACTAAACCTGTTGCTGTAAGTAAAAGAGCACCGGTTCAATTACCCAGGTCATTTCAACCTGTTTCATCATCGTCGGAGAAAGCCCTAGACACGGCAGAAACTGTTCCTGAGGTCATTAAGCGTAAGTCTTCATCATGGATGATACCAATGACTCCAGAGAGGAAAGCATCCCCTTCCAAGACTGGTCCGAATGCCCAGCACACACCGAACGTCAAGCCTTTCATCCGGAAGTCGTTTAGCGAGTCGAAGACTGTTTCGAACCGTTCGGTTCAAATCAATCGTTCCGTCAGCTCCGTTTCGATGATTCGACCATCGACTACAACTCTTCCTCGTAGGAGCGTCGCTCCCAGCCTTCTAGGAAACGACAGCAGCAGGCGTTCAGTTTGGGGTGTCTCAAAAGAACCTTCTGAAAA GGAAAAGGTACAGCATTGGTTGGAAAAGAGAGGCCGCAGCGTTGCTAGTTGTCGCCACTTGGGATGTTTAGGTCACCAGATCAAGGACTTCAAAGTGCCAGAGCGAAAATCTAACAGCGTCAAGAGCATCCGGACCGGCCGACTTGATGTCACCGGAACCGTCGAAGGAAGTGTGTGTGCTTCCCCTATACTACTCAAG CGCAAGTCTTCGGTGATGAACaccacttttgaaaaagaagatgacgatGAACAACGCGTGTTGACACCACCACCTCAACCAGATTTTGAAAACGAATCAGATGAAGCCGCAGCCCATTCGCCGCGCAATTCATCAATTTTAAACGTAACATTTGAAAAGGAAGACGATCAAGAGAACCAAGATTTGCCCGCAGCTTCGCCGATTTTGAAGGAAAACTCTGCGATCGATGAGGAGACGGACAACTTCCACACTCCAACGGAAATAAACAAGAGAGATTCAGTCTTGGATCTCACCGATTTGCAGGAAGGCCGCGTCGACTCGCTAATGGAGACCATTTCGGCCCTATTCAACGAG CCCGTCTATCCTGAAGCCCAAATCGAGAGCTGGCTCAATCAATCAGAAGCAGCTTTCCCAGCAGTCAAGAGCACGGCTCTCTACTGGGACATTAAAGCCCGTTTGGAAGAGCGGCGTGGcaacactatggaagcccttGACATCTACAGCCAAGCCCTTGAAAACAAAACCGAG TCTTTAGATACGATGAAGCAGTTCTTTGACGGCTTTTTGTTGCGCATCGGATCAAATATGCCCACGGGCCAGAGAACACCGCTGCTTAAAAGTTTGGGAGTGGAGACTCCTTTGATCCGCCAAAGCCGACGTTTGACTCCCCGCCGCCCTTTGTTGGACTCGGCTCAAGCTTTTAATTCTACGACCATCAAGTACGAACTGAAGCTCAAACAAGTCTTCGATACCATCGA tcaaaaacaacaagagaacAATACTCCTAGCCTCAAGAAGAAAGCGACGAAGACCCCGATGAAATTCAATACGGCTTCCAACAGAGTATCAGTAGCCAGCGAGTGCCCATATCAATTGGTCGCCACTCCAGTCAGGCGCTCAATGAGACCCAAAAAGGGGATGGTCACTTTAAACGAACAAGTTTTGTACGTCGGCCAACTGGATGAACTTTCGCCTGGCACCAGAAGCAAGGCCGTTGTGCGTAAAAACAACGCCTTAACCACTGATCTCTGA
- the LOC124329256 gene encoding JNK-interacting protein 1-like, translating to MADSEFEEFRLHFDRLPQHIRASAKCYTLVHDITPCDDLPNFEGLLSSCATEFPFAKRESTIVEEGSTGIVQTSLGTTENVPAAPHPEDGADNDPVKEINHKPLERKRRKLPEIPKIHQKLDFKRTPSLADELSQLDIGSSCISLVSEHRHRHFFKPHLHYRAGEHSPCESDVWPGTDGDSGRDSTAHSPEGSKDTASSTPSAESLPVLTDVEATHRGLHKFTGRHSDEIDIDIGDPVYVQQEADDCWCDGINLRTQRRGIFPAAYVVDVDYDFDPDGRRVNKERYALDFLGSVETMVNKGEQVICSAVERMRKSPVTHPQPCFLEISDQGLHVMDKCKENDMDRFPCHDYFFALKNVTFCGFHPSEQHYLGFITKHPTEERFACHVFQGNGSTRHVAEAIGRAFQRFCRKFIELAYPIHEFYME from the exons ATGGCCGATTCCGAGTTTGAAGAGTTTCGTCTGCATTTCGATCGATTACCTCAGCACATACGAGCGTCAGCCAAGTGCTACAC TTTGGTTCACGACATCACGCCCTGTGACGATTTGCCGAATTTCGAGGGCTTACTTTCATCTTGTGCTACCGAGTTTCCGTTTGCCAAACGGGAATCGACGATCGTTGAAGAGGGAAGCACCGGAATTGTCCAAACTTCCCTTGGGACGACAGAAAATGTACCAGCAGCTCCTCATCCAGAAGATGGTGCAGACAACGATCCTGTCAAGGAAATCAATCACAAGCCActcgaaaggaaaagaagaaaactaccAGAAATCCCGAAAATTCATCAAA AATTGGATTTCAAACGAACGCCATCCCTCGCCGACGAGCTATCGCAATTGGATATCGGGTCGTCGTGCATTTCATTAGTATCCGAACACCGTCATCGCCATTTTTTCAAGCCTCACCTTCACTACCGAG cagGGGAACACAGTCCTTGTGAATCTGACGTTTGGCCAGGGACGGATGGCGATTCCGGACGAGACTCGACGGCTCATTCGCCAGAAGGCTCAAAAG atACTGCGTCTTCGACGCCGAGCGCCGAATCACTCCCGGTGCTGACCGACGTCGAGGCTACACACCGCGGTCTGCACAAATTCACCGGCCGACACTCTGACGAGATCGACATCGACATCGGAGATCCTGTTTACGTCCAGCAGGAGGCCGACGATTGCTGGTGTGACGGGATCAACCTGCGAACTCAGCGTCGAGGAATCTTCCCAGCGGCTTACGTCGTCGACGTCGATTACGATTTCGATCCCGACGGACGGCGGGTCAACAAGGAGCGCTACGCCCTGGATTTTTTGGGATCGGTCGAAACGATGGTCAACAAAGGCGAGCAGGTGATCTGTTCGGCCGTTGAACGGATGCGCAAATCTCCCGTCACCCACCCGCAGCCTTGTTTTCTAGAAATCTCCGACCAGGGACTTCACGTCATGGACAAGTGCAAAGAAAATGAC ATGGACCGATTCCCGTGTCACGATTACTTTTTCGCTTTGAAGAATGTCACGTTCTGCGGGTTTCATCCTAGTGAGCAGCACTACCTCGGCTTCATCACCAAACATCCGACTGAAGAGCGGTTCGCCTGTCATGTCTTTCAGGGTAACGGCTCAACTCGTCACGTAGCAGAAGCTATCGG GAGAGCGTTTCAACGGTTCTGTCGTAAATTCATCGAGTTGGCCTACCCGATTCACGAGTTCTACATGGAGTAA